From a single Oreochromis niloticus isolate F11D_XX linkage group LG3, O_niloticus_UMD_NMBU, whole genome shotgun sequence genomic region:
- the LOC102081343 gene encoding coxsackievirus and adenovirus receptor homolog isoform X2: MSHILLLLLLLTFETAALEDITVRSGQDVTLHCQSPRGVNITLLEWSIPEIKTDGYVFFYRNQRSYENYQHERFKGRVELADPSMKNGDVSVTLKNVSVNDTGIYECRIRTSDLSSGERVQSESRKSINLTVTDSGSEDEHDKKTLFLAIGIVVFVIVVFVSFLVILSAAVCVHRKKKSSKYREHEHYKHPPEKELI, encoded by the exons ATATAACAGTGAGGTCTGGACAAGATGTCACTCTTCACTGTCAGAGTCCCAGGGGTGTAAATATCACCCTGTTAGAGTGGAGCATACCTGAGATTAAGACAGATGGATACGTCTTCTTCTACCGAAACCAGCGCTCATATGAAAACTACCAGCATGAGCGTTTTAAAGGCCGAGTGGAGCTGGCAGACCCGTCTATGAAAAACGGAGATGTTTCTGTGACTCTGAAGAACGTCAGCGTCAACGATACAGGAATATATGAGTGTAGGATTAGAACCAGTGATCTCAGCAGCGGTGAGAGAGTCCAGAGTGAGTCCAGGAAGTCCATCAACCTCACAGTCACAGACTCTG GAAGCGAGGATGAACACGACAAGAAGACATTATTTTTAGCTATAggtattgttgtttttgtaattgttgtttttgtaagtTTTCTTGTTATTCTTAGTGCTGCTGTATGTGtgcacagaaaaaagaaatcatcaaAATACAGGGAACATGAACATTATAAACATCCACCTGAAAAAGAGCTGATCTGA
- the LOC102081343 gene encoding sodium channel subunit beta-3 isoform X4, with protein MDITVRSGQDVTLHCQSPRGVNITLLEWSIPEIKTDGYVFFYRNQRSYENYQHERFKGRVELADPSMKNGDVSVTLKNVSVNDTGIYECRIRTSDLSSGERVQSESRKSINLTVTDSGSEDEHDKKTLFLAIGIVVFVIVVFVSFLVILSAAVCVHRKKKSSKYREHEHYKHPPEKELI; from the exons ATATAACAGTGAGGTCTGGACAAGATGTCACTCTTCACTGTCAGAGTCCCAGGGGTGTAAATATCACCCTGTTAGAGTGGAGCATACCTGAGATTAAGACAGATGGATACGTCTTCTTCTACCGAAACCAGCGCTCATATGAAAACTACCAGCATGAGCGTTTTAAAGGCCGAGTGGAGCTGGCAGACCCGTCTATGAAAAACGGAGATGTTTCTGTGACTCTGAAGAACGTCAGCGTCAACGATACAGGAATATATGAGTGTAGGATTAGAACCAGTGATCTCAGCAGCGGTGAGAGAGTCCAGAGTGAGTCCAGGAAGTCCATCAACCTCACAGTCACAGACTCTG GAAGCGAGGATGAACACGACAAGAAGACATTATTTTTAGCTATAggtattgttgtttttgtaattgttgtttttgtaagtTTTCTTGTTATTCTTAGTGCTGCTGTATGTGtgcacagaaaaaagaaatcatcaaAATACAGGGAACATGAACATTATAAACATCCACCTGAAAAAGAGCTGATCTGA
- the LOC109201325 gene encoding V-set and immunoglobulin domain-containing protein 8 isoform X1 has translation MAVMPLVPAALLSTMVLVPAFNVQINITAGQNITLPCRAPNNNKIIIVMEWSRPDLQAEYVLCYRDEQFDLEYQHLSFKNRVDLQDRQMKDGDVSLILYNVTTADAGTYECRVIQKETSRRKRAHLDGNPISIIYLSVVDPPDVNTTAGQNVILTCRAPNYNIIVADWSRADLGSEYVLLYRDGCFDPENQHPSFKNRVDLQDRQMKDGDVSLILKNVTINDTGTYECRVANRRTNRGKRAVLKSNPISIIHLSVDPPGQTGGDTEDGGKEDGGKKDGRKEDGGHGEDASVGLKLGLLLSAVLAVVAVLFCFFIYRSYKQQSRDSHRPSSVPLCLRSFYGQSLNLLFLNTETEIK, from the exons ATGGCTGTGATGCCTTTGGTTCCAGCTGCACTCCTCTCGACTATGGTTTTGGTCCCTGCGTTTAACG TCCAGATAAACATCACAGCTGGACAGAACATCACTCtgccatgtcgagctccaaacaacaacaaaatcatcATAGTTATGGAGTGGAGCAGACCTGATCTGCAAGCGGAATATGTCCTTTGTTATCGCGATGAGCAATTTGATCTAGAATACCAGCATctatcttttaagaaccgggtggacttgcaggacagacagatgaaggatggagacgtgtctttgattctgtaCAATGTGACGACTGCTGATGCTGGAACATATGAGTGTCGTGTCATCCAGAAAGAAACAAGCCGCAGGAAGAGAGCTCATCTGGATGGCAACCCCATCAGCATCAtctacctgagtgttgttgatcctccag aCGTAAACACCACAGCTGGACAGAACGTTATTCTGACGTGTCGAGCTCCAAACTACAATATCATAGTTGCAgattggagcagagctgacctgggatCAGAATATGTTCTTTTGTACCGGGATGGATGTTTTGATCCAGaaaaccagcatccatcttttaagaaccgggtggatctgcaggacagacagatgaaggatggagacgtgtctttgattctgaagaatgtgacgattaatgacactggaacatacgagtgtcgtgtTGCGAACAGAAGAACAAACCGTGGGAAAAGAGCTGTTTTGAAGAGCAACCCCATCAGCATCATCCACCTgagtgttgatcctccag gtcagacaggaggagacacagaggatggagggaaggaggatggagggaagaaGGATGGAAGGAAAGAGGATGGAGGACATGGAGAGGATGCATCTGTTGGATTGAAACTTGGCCTGTTACTTTCTGCTGTgcttgctgttgttgctgttttgttttgtttttttatctacAGAAGTTATAAACAACAGAGTCGAGATTCACATCGTCCTTCTTCTGTACCGCTGTGTCTGAGATCTTTCTACGGCCAAAGTCTGAATCTCCTGTTTctgaacacagagacagaaatcaAGTAA
- the LOC109201325 gene encoding V-set and immunoglobulin domain-containing protein 8 isoform X2 produces the protein MAVMPLVPAALLSTMVLVPAFNVQINITAGQNITLPCRAPNNNKIIIVMEWSRPDLQAEYVLCYRDEQFDLEYQHLSFKNRVDLQDRQMKDGDVSLILYNVTTADAGTYECRVIQKETSRRKRAHLDGNPISIIYLSVVDPPDVNTTAGQNVILTCRAPNYNIIVADWSRADLGSEYVLLYRDGCFDPENQHPSFKNRVDLQDRQMKDGDVSLILKNVTINDTGTYECRVANRRTNRGKRAVLKSNPISIIHLSVDPPGQPGGHTEDGGKEDIVSRGRPGLSAFAVICVVIAAFVISGKLKNTNSSIPSPEQQEA, from the exons ATGGCTGTGATGCCTTTGGTTCCAGCTGCACTCCTCTCGACTATGGTTTTGGTCCCTGCGTTTAACG TCCAGATAAACATCACAGCTGGACAGAACATCACTCtgccatgtcgagctccaaacaacaacaaaatcatcATAGTTATGGAGTGGAGCAGACCTGATCTGCAAGCGGAATATGTCCTTTGTTATCGCGATGAGCAATTTGATCTAGAATACCAGCATctatcttttaagaaccgggtggacttgcaggacagacagatgaaggatggagacgtgtctttgattctgtaCAATGTGACGACTGCTGATGCTGGAACATATGAGTGTCGTGTCATCCAGAAAGAAACAAGCCGCAGGAAGAGAGCTCATCTGGATGGCAACCCCATCAGCATCAtctacctgagtgttgttgatcctccag aCGTAAACACCACAGCTGGACAGAACGTTATTCTGACGTGTCGAGCTCCAAACTACAATATCATAGTTGCAgattggagcagagctgacctgggatCAGAATATGTTCTTTTGTACCGGGATGGATGTTTTGATCCAGaaaaccagcatccatcttttaagaaccgggtggatctgcaggacagacagatgaaggatggagacgtgtctttgattctgaagaatgtgacgattaatgacactggaacatacgagtgtcgtgtTGCGAACAGAAGAACAAACCGTGGGAAAAGAGCTGTTTTGAAGAGCAACCCCATCAGCATCATCCACCTgagtgttgatcctccag gtcagccaggaggacacacagaggatggagggaaggaggacaTAGTCAGTAGAGGACGTCCTGGTCTGTCAGCTTTTGCTGTGATTTGTGTTGTGATAGCTGCTTTTGTGATCTCTGGAAAATTGAAAAACACAAATTCCTCAATTCCGTCTCCTGAACAACAGGaagcctaa
- the LOC109201325 gene encoding uncharacterized protein LOC109201325 isoform X3: MEWSRPDLQAEYVLCYRDEQFDLEYQHLSFKNRVDLQDRQMKDGDVSLILYNVTTADAGTYECRVIQKETSRRKRAHLDGNPISIIYLSVVDPPDVNTTAGQNVILTCRAPNYNIIVADWSRADLGSEYVLLYRDGCFDPENQHPSFKNRVDLQDRQMKDGDVSLILKNVTINDTGTYECRVANRRTNRGKRAVLKSNPISIIHLSVDPPGQTGGDTEDGGKEDGGKKDGRKEDGGHGEDASVGLKLGLLLSAVLAVVAVLFCFFIYRSYKQQSRDSHRPSSVPLCLRSFYGQSLNLLFLNTETEIK; this comes from the exons ATGGAGTGGAGCAGACCTGATCTGCAAGCGGAATATGTCCTTTGTTATCGCGATGAGCAATTTGATCTAGAATACCAGCATctatcttttaagaaccgggtggacttgcaggacagacagatgaaggatggagacgtgtctttgattctgtaCAATGTGACGACTGCTGATGCTGGAACATATGAGTGTCGTGTCATCCAGAAAGAAACAAGCCGCAGGAAGAGAGCTCATCTGGATGGCAACCCCATCAGCATCAtctacctgagtgttgttgatcctccag aCGTAAACACCACAGCTGGACAGAACGTTATTCTGACGTGTCGAGCTCCAAACTACAATATCATAGTTGCAgattggagcagagctgacctgggatCAGAATATGTTCTTTTGTACCGGGATGGATGTTTTGATCCAGaaaaccagcatccatcttttaagaaccgggtggatctgcaggacagacagatgaaggatggagacgtgtctttgattctgaagaatgtgacgattaatgacactggaacatacgagtgtcgtgtTGCGAACAGAAGAACAAACCGTGGGAAAAGAGCTGTTTTGAAGAGCAACCCCATCAGCATCATCCACCTgagtgttgatcctccag gtcagacaggaggagacacagaggatggagggaaggaggatggagggaagaaGGATGGAAGGAAAGAGGATGGAGGACATGGAGAGGATGCATCTGTTGGATTGAAACTTGGCCTGTTACTTTCTGCTGTgcttgctgttgttgctgttttgttttgtttttttatctacAGAAGTTATAAACAACAGAGTCGAGATTCACATCGTCCTTCTTCTGTACCGCTGTGTCTGAGATCTTTCTACGGCCAAAGTCTGAATCTCCTGTTTctgaacacagagacagaaatcaAGTAA